Below is a genomic region from Leptotrichia shahii.
TCAGAAAGAAAATCAAACTTCCTGCATAAATTGAAATTATAAAAATAAAAATACTTATAACTATACTTTTTCTTTTCCTATAGTAAGCTCTCACTTTCCAAAATAGCTCTTCTAAAAAATCTAATATATCGTATATCATTTTTCTCACCTAAATGCAGTTTTAACTATTCCACATCATAAATAAATGAATAGTTTTGTTTCACATCTTTACTTAAACTTCTGCCAACTACACACATTTCTTCTACTGATTTTTCAGCTTTTTCTCTTACTTCCTGACTATATTCCTTTTTCAGATGAAATGCAATATTGATTTCTGTAACTTTAAAAGTTGTTAAATCGACTTTTTTCCCAACTTCTGCATAGCAATTTTGA
It encodes:
- a CDS encoding OsmC family protein → MDKIIVKYDKNFRMKIKNNRNSEIILTDRNGEMLSPSELLAASVASCAMTVLSIKLESNNQNFQNCYAEVGKKVDLTTFKVTEINIAFHLKKEYSQEVREKAEKSVEEMCVVGRSLSKDVKQNYSFIYDVE